Below is a window of Agrobacterium vitis DNA.
AAGAACGCTCCATCGAGAGCGTTCTTTTGCTTTGAGCGCAGGGAAGGTCCTTTTTAAGGAAACCACCTTGGCAAGATCCTCCTCCGCTCGAAAAGACATAAAGATCCATAAGCCGGAATAGGGGGCATCGCCCAACCGTTCCGGTATAACGAGAAGGCGACCTGACATGATTCAGATGCAGACTAACCTCGACGTTGCCGATAATTCCGGCGCGCGTCGTGTCATGTGCATCAAAGTGCTGGGCGGTTCTAAGCGCAAATACGCTTCGGTCGGCGACATTATCGTCGTTTCGATCAAGGAAGCTATTCCGCGCGGCCGCGTGAAAAAGGGTGATGTGATGAAAGCCGTGGTGGTTCGCACCGCCAAGGACATCCGTCGCGCCGACGGCAGCGTCATCCGCTTCGATAACAACGCAGCCGTTCTTATCGACAACAAGAAAGAGCCAATCGGCAGCCGTATCTTCGGACCGGTTCCGCGCGAACTTCGCGCTAAGAACCACATGAAGATCATCTCGCTGGCTCCTGAAGTTCTTTAAGGGGAGCGATTGACGATGCAAAAGATTCGTAAGGGCGACAAAGTCGTCGTACTCACCGGCAAGGACAAGGGTCGTTCTGGTGAAGTCATTCAAGTGATGCCGAAGGAAGACCGTGCGGTCGTTCAGGGGATCAACGTCGTAAAGCGCCACCAGCGCCAGACGCAGACCCAGGAAGCCGGTATCATCAACAAGGAAGCCTCTGTGCACCTTTCCAACCTTGCTATCGCAGACAAGGACGGCAAGCCGACTCGCGTTGGTTTCTCCGTTGTTGACGGCAAGAAGGTTCGCGTTGCCAAGCGTTCGGGGGAAGTGATCGATGGCTGAGACCAAGTATGAGCCACGGCTCAAGGCAGAATATGTAAGCCGCATTCGTCAGGCGCTTCGGGAGCAGTTTTCCTACGCCAACGAAATGCAGATTCCGAAGCTTGACAAGATCGTCATCAACATGGGCGTGGGCGAGGCAACTGCCGATTCCAAGAAGCCCACGGTTGCTGCTGCGGATCTGGCGGCTATTGCTGGTCAGAAGCCGGTCATTACCCGGGCCCGTAACTCTATCGCTGGTTTCAAGGTCCGCGAAGACATGCCGATTGGCGCAAAGGTTACCCTGCGCGGCGCTCGCATGTATGAGTTCATGGACCGTCTGATCAACATCGCGCTTCCGCGCGTTCGCGACTTCCGGGGCTTGAACCCGAAGAGCTTTGACGGCCGTGGCAACTTCGCCATGGGCATCAAGGAACACATTGTGTTCCCAGAGATCAACTACGATAAGGTTGATCAGATGTGGGGCATGGACATCATCGTTTGCACGACGGCTCCTACGGATGACGAAGCACGGGCTCTTCTAAAAGAGTTCAACTTCCCCTTCCGTCAATAACCGTAACGACGAGCGTAGAAGAGGAACTTCAATATGGCGAAGACAAGCGCAGTTGAAAAGAACAAGCGCCGCCGCAAGACAGTTGCCCAGCAATCCGGCAAGCGTGCCGAGCTGAAGGCAATCATCATGAACCAGTCCCTGTCGATCGAGGACCGTTTCAAGGCAACCCTGAAGCTGGCAGAAATGCCGCGTGACGGCTCCAAGACCCGCATCCGTAACCGTTGCGAAGTCACCGGTCGTCCGCGTGCATTTTATCGCAAGCTCAAGATGTCGCGTATCGCACTTCGTGAGCTTGGCAATTCCGGCAAGGTGCCGGGTATTGTAAAGTCGAGCTGGTAAGGAGACGGGCAAATGACGATGACTGATCCGTTGGGCGATATGCTCACCCGTATCCGGAATGGTGCTGCCCGCCGCAAGGCTTCGGTGGTTACTCCGGCTTCCAAGCTGCGTGCGCGCGTTCTGGATGTTCTTCAGGCTGAAGGCTACATTCGTGGCTATTCTGAAATCGACCATGGTAACGGCAAGGCCGAGATCACGATCGAACTGAAATATTATGAAGGCGCGTCGGTGATCCGTGAGATCGGCCGCGTGTCCAAGCCGGGCCGCCGAGTCTATGTCTCGGTTAAGTCCATTCCGCAGGTCGCGAACGGCCTCGGCATTACCATCCTTTCGACTCCGAAGGGCGTAATGGCCGATCACCAGGCTCGCGAACAGAATGTTGGTGGCGAGGTTCTCTGCTCTGTCTTCTAAGACAGCGCAGAGATCTCCCTAGCGAACAGACAGGATAATCACATGTCTCGTATCGGTAAAAAGCCCGTTCAGGTTCCTGCAGGGATCACGGCCTCGGTTGATGGCCAGAAAGTAACTGCCAAGGGCCCGAAGGGCGAACTCTTCTTCGTCGCAAATGACGAAATCTCGGTTGCGCTTGAGGACAATGCAATTGTCGTCAAGCCAGTCAACGACTCCAAGGATGCACGTTCAAAGTGGGGCATGTCCCGCACGATGATCGAAAACATCCTGAAGGGTGTCAAGGACGGCTACGAGCGCAAGCTCGAAATCAACGGCGTTGGTTACCGCGCATCTTTGCAGGGCAAGAACCTGCAGCTGGCGCTCGGTTTCAGCCACGACGTTGTGTATGAGCCGCCGCAGGGCATCACTATCGCCGTTCCGAAGCCGACGGAAATCGTGGTTTCCGGGATCAACAAGCAGCAGGTCGGTCAGGTCGCTGCCGAGATCCGCGAATATCGCGGCCCCGAGCCCTACAAGGGCAAGGGCGTCAAGTATGCCGAAGAGCGGATCGTCCGCAAAGAAGGCAAGAAGAAGTAAGGAACGCGCGAAATGGCAAGCAGAAAAGAAGCACTTGTACGTCGTGCCAACCGCGTACGGCGTCAGATCAAGGCGGTGGCCAATGGCCGTCCGCGTCTGTCGGTACATCGCTCTTCGAAGAACATCTACGTCCAGGTTATCGACGACGTGGCCGGCCGCACGCTGGCTGCTGCATCGACCCTCGACGGCAGCCTGCGCTCTTCGCTGAAGACCGGCGCCGACACAGCAGCAGCTGCTGCTGTTGGCAAGCTGGTCGCCGAGCGTGCTGTTGCCGCCGGTGTGAAGGAAGTCGTGTTCGATCGCGGCGCCTTCATCTATCATGGCCGCATCAAGGCACTGGCAGAAGCCGCCCGCGAAGGCGGTCTGTCCTTCTAAGGAATAGCCGCCCGGATGCGCTGGTATCCGGGCGGTTTCGCGGCTTTGCCGCATATGCCGGAGGAGCCCAACCCTAAAAGGGGAGGGCCGAATTCAAGATTGTAATCTGCCGATTGCACCCGGAAAAGAAAAAAGGAAAAGGACAATGGCACAAGAAAAGCGTGGTTCGCGGGACGACCGTCAGAACCGTGAAGAGCGCGATAGCGAATTTGTCGACAAGCTGGTCGCCATCAATCGCGTCGCCAAGGTCGTCAAGGGCGGCCGTCGTTTTGGTTTCGCTGCTCTCGTCGTCGTCGGCGACCAGAAGGGTCGCGTTGGCTTCGGTCATGGCAAGGCACGTGAAGTGCCGGAAGCCATCCGCAAGGCAACCGAATCCGCCAAGCGCGACCTGATTTTCGTACCGCTGCGTGATGGCCGTACGCTGCATCATGACGTTCATGGCCGTCACGGCGCTGGCAAGGTGCTGCTGCGGTCTGCGAAGGCTGGTACTGGTATCATCGCTGGTGGTCCGATGCGCGCCGTTTTCGAAACGCTCGGCATGCATGACGTTGTTGCCAAGTCGACCGGTTCGTCGAACCCTTACAACATGGTTCGTGCAACGTTTGACGCGCTGAAGCACCAGGTTCATCCAAAGGACGTCGCTGCACAGCGTGGCCTGAAGTATGCGACCTTGCAGGCTCGTCGTGCCGCGTCCGGCAACGGTTCTGAAGAATAAGGAGCTGGACAATGGCCAAGAACACTGAAGCCCAGAAGACGATCACGGTCGAGCAGATCGGTTCGCCTATTCGCCGCCCGGCTGTACAGCGCCAGACGCTTATCGGCCTGGGTCTCAACAAGATGCATCGGGTCCGCACGTTGGAAGATACGCCTTCGGTTCGTGGCATGATCCGTGCTGTCCAGCATCTCGTTCGCGTCGTCGACGAGAAGTGAGACGGAGGAAACTGTCATGAAACTGAATGAAATCAAAGACAACGAAGGTTCCAGCAAGGATCGTATCCGCGTAGGTCGCGGTATCGGTTCCGGCAAGGGCAAGACCGGTGGCCGTGGCGTCAAGGGTCAGAAGGCGCGTTCCGGCGTAGCCGTCAATGGCTTCGAAGGCGGCCAGATGCCGATCTATCGTCGCCTGCCGAAGCGTGGCTTCAACAACATCTTCGCTTCCGAATTCACGACCGTTTCGCTCGGCCGGATTCAGACGGCGATCGATGCTGGCAAGCTCGACGCTTCCGCCACTATCGATGCAGCAGCTCTCAAGGCTGCTGGCGTGATTCGCCGCCTCAAGGACGGTGTTCGCGTCCTCGGTGACGGTGAATTGACGACGAAGGTAACGATTGAAGTTGCCGGTGCCTCCAAGCCTGCGGTCGAAAAGATCGAAAAGGCAGGTGGCTCGATCAAGCAGCTTTCAGCTGCTGCGGAAAAGTCGGAATAATCGATTAAATTTATCGCCCGGGGTGCTTCACACCGGGCGATTTTTCTACCATATGTGTGCCTCGCGACCCATGGGCGGCCCCTGTGTCGCTTTCTCCCCAAATCATCTTGGTTTGGGGAGAAAGCGACACAGCACTTTTTGAGTGATAAAGCAGTTTTGTTGTGTTTGAAAAAATACACGACGCTTTATGTTCCGTCTTCCGGGAATTTCGGAAACAGAGGGAGAGGCATCTGGTTGCAATGCAATCGCTCCGCCCCCGGTTTTCTGCGAGAGAGAACGAACTTTACCTTCGGCAGGCTGTCCATTATCAAGCCGCCGTATATGGTACGCGGAGAATTTTATGGCTTCTGCAGCGGAACAATTGGCCTCGAACCTGAACTTTTCAACCTTTGCGAAGGCAGAGGATTTGAAAAAGCGCATCTGGTTCACGCTGGCCGCCCTTCTTGTCTATCGTCTAGGTACCCACATTCCGCTGCCTGGCCTCAACCCCGAGGCCTATGCGGCTGCCTTTAAAGGCCAGTCCGGTGGTATTCTCGGGCTGTTCAACATGTTTTCCGGTGGCGCAGTGCAGCGCATGGCGATTTTCGCCCTCGGCATCATGCCCTATATTTCCGCTTCGATTATCGTCCAGCTGATGACATCAGTTGTTCCCTCGCTTGAAAACCTCAAGAAGGAAGGTGAGCAGGGGCGCAAGATCATCAATCAATATACCCGCTACGGCACTGTTCTGCTCGGCACGCTGCAAGCCTATGGCATTGCGGTTGGGCTGGAGCACGGCAATGGCTTGGTGACCGATCCTGGCTTGTTCTTCCGGCTGTCGACCGTCGTGACGCTGCTGGGCGGTACGATGTTCCTTATGTGGCTTGGCGAGCAGATCACGTCGCGCGGTATCGGTAACGGTATTTCGCTGATTATCTTCGCGGGTATTGCCGCAGGTCTCCCGACCGCACTTGCCGGTACGTTGGAGCTAGGCCGCACAGGCGCTTTGTCCACAGCCTTGATCCTGACGGTGATCCTGGTGGCAATCGGCGTGATTGCGCTGATCGTGTTCTTCGAGCGTGCCCAGCGCCGCTTGCTGATACAGTATCCGAAGCGTCAGGTCGGCAACCGGATGTTCCAGGGTGATACCTCGCATCTGCCGCTGAAGCTGAACACCTCAGGCGTTATCCCCGCGATCTTCGCATCGTCGCTCTTGCTGCTGCCAGCGACAGCTGCCGGCTTTACCGGTGGCTCAACGCTGCCCGCCTGGGCGACCACCATCATCAGCGCGCTTGGCCATGGTCAACCTGCCTATATGGTGCTCTATGCGCTGCTGATCGGCTTCTTTGCATTCTTCTATACGGCCATTGTTTTCAATCCGAAGGACACGGCCGACAATCTGAAAAAGCATGGCGGCTTTATTCCAGGGATTCGTCCCGGTGAGCGAACAGCTGAATATATCGATTATGTGCTGACGCGAATCACAGTCGTTGGCGCCATCTACCTTGTCTTCGTCTGTATCCTTCCCGAAATTTTGGTTTCTCAGACCGGGGTGCCCTTATCCCTTGGTGGTACGTCGCTTTTGATTGTTGTCAGCGTTACCCTGGATACGGTAGCACAGGTACAGGGTCACCTGATTGCTCAGCAATATGAGGGGCTGATCAAGAAATCGAAGTTGCGTGGAGGAAAGAGGGGACGATGAGGTTAATTCTATTGGGGCCTCCGGGTGCGGGTAAAGGCACTCAGGCCCAGAGGATCGTCGACAAGTACGGTATTCCGCAATTGTCGACGGGGGATATGCTCCGGGCCGCTGTGTCGGCTCAGACTGAGGTCGGTAAGCGCGCCAAGGCGGTGATGGATGCCGGGAAACTGGTTTCGGACGATATCGTCATCGCCATCGTTTCCGAGCGGATCGATCAAGATGATTGCCGCAATGGATTCATTCTCGATGGGTTTCCGCGGACCTTGATCCAGGCGGATGCTACGGAGAATATGCTTGCGGTTAAGGGCCTTGAGCTTTCGGCTGTGGTTGAAATCAGGGTCGAAGACGAAATTCTAGCGGATCGAATCGCTGGTCGTTATACCTGTGCCAATTGCGGGACGGGTTATCATGACGAGAATCTCAAGCCGAAGGTGGAGGGGGTCTGCGACAAATGCGGATCAACTCACTTCAAGCGCCGTCCCGATGACAATCGCGATACGGTAAAGACCCGTCTACAGGCCTATTATAAGGAGACTTCTCCCTTGATCGGCTATTACTATGCCAAGGGAAAACTCCATTCTGTCGACGGTATGGCCGAAATCGACCAGGTTACGGCGGAAATCGAGGCTGTGTTGTCCGGTCTCTGACCGGATTTCCATGAATTTCTTTAGTGGAACGGTTGCTTTTCGTTACCGATTCCGCTAGATAGCGCGCCAACTCGCTAAAGATCAACGGTCGGCGCGTTCTTCCTACGGAGGAAGACGGGTTCGGTCGTTTTGACTTGTTGAGAACCCAAAAATCAATCGGCGGCCTTGTCACGGCTGTCAAACGACACACCACTTGCCGGATGGCAACTGGAACGCAAGGAGAATAGGCGTGGCACGTATCGCTGGCGTCAACATCCCAACGGCAAAGCGCGTAGTTATCGCGCTGACCTATATTCATGGGATTGGTCCGAAGTTCGCACAGGAAATCATGGAAAAGGTTGGTCTTGCCGCCGACCGCCGCGTTCATCAGCTGACAGATGCTGAAGTTCTGGCTATCCGTGAAACCATCGACCGCGATTACCAGGTCGAAGGTGACCTGCGTCGCGACACCGCAATGAACATCAAGCGCTTGATGGATTTGGGCTGCTACCGCGGTCTGCGCCATCGTCGCGGTCTGCCTGTTCGCGGTCAGCGTACCCATACCAATGCTCGTACTCGCAAGGGTCCGGCAAAGGCTATCGCTGGTAAGAAGAAGTAAGTTTCGCTGTATGGCGAGCTTGAGGCTGGCACGTCAGTGCCGGCCTTGTTGCAGTTTTGGAAAGGGCACGTTGTCCTTTCCGGTGGAGCCGCTGGTGTTACGGCGGTGTCGAGATCAATGAAAGGGAATTGAATGGCCAAGGAAGCCACACGCGTTCGCCGTAGAGAGCGCAAAAATATTTCGTCGGGTGTTGCGCACGTCAACTCGACATTCAACAATACGATGATCACCATCACCGACGCGCAGGGCAATGCAATTGCCTGGTCGTCCGCTGGTGCCAAGGGCTTCAAGGGTTCGCGTAAGTCGACCCCGTTTGCCGCTCAGATCGCTGCTGAAGATTGCGCCAAGAAGGCTCAGGAACACGGCATGAAGTCGCTGGAAGTCGAAGTTTGCGGTCCTGGTTCTGGCCGTGAATCGGCTCTGCGTGCTTTGCAGGCTGCGGGCTTCATGATCACCTCGATCCGCGATGTGACCCCGATCCCGCACAATGGCTGCCGTCCTCGCAAGAAGCGCCGCGTCTGATCATTCTTCGTCCGGCCGGGATATGCGCAGATGCGGTCCCGGTTCTTCTCATGCTCGGTCGTCACGATTGAATAGTGGCGACGAACGGAAGGTAAACATATGATTCAGAAGAATTGGCAGGAACTGATCAAGCCGAACAAGGTTGAGTTCTCCTCCAGCGGTCGCACCAAGGCAACCCTGGTTGCTGAACCGCTTGAGCGGGGCTTCGGTCTGACGCTCGGCAACGCGCTTCGTCGCGTTTTGCTGTCGTCGCTGCGTGGTGCTGCCGTGACGGCAGTTCAAATCGACGGCGTTCTGCATGAATTCTCGTCGATCCCAGGTGTTCGCGAAGATGTCACCGACATCGTTTTGAACATCAAGGAAATTGCCATCAAGATGGACGGCGACGATGCCAAGCGCATGGTCGTCCGCAAGCAGGGTCCAGGCGTCGTGACCGCTGGAGATATCCAGACGGTTGGCGATATCGAGATCCTCAATCCGAACCACGTCATCTGCACTTTGGATGAAGGCGCGGAAATCCGGATGGAATTCACGGTCAACAACGGCAAGGGCTATGTCCCCGCCGATCGTAACCGCGCAGAAGATGCGCCGATTGGGCTTATCCCGGTCGACAGCCTCTATTCGCCGGTCAAGAAAGTGTCCTACAAGGTGGAAAACACCCGCGAAGGCCAGGTTCTTGACTACGACAAGCTGACCATGACGATCGAGACTGATGGGTCTGTTTCGGGTGAAGATGCGGTGGCTTTCGCTGCCCGTATTCTCCAGGATCAGCTGTCTGTCTTCGTCAACTTCGATGAGCCGCAGCGTGAAGCTGAAGAGGAAGCCGTTACAGAACTGGCTTTCAACCCGGCTCTCTTGAAGAAGGTCGACGAACTCGAGCTTTCGGTTCGTTCGGCCAACTGCCTGAAGAACGACAATATCGTGTATATTGGCGATCTGATCCAGAAGACCGAAGCCGAAATGCTGCGCACGCCGAACTTTGGTCGCAAGTCGCTGAACGAGATCAAGGAAGTTTTGGCTTCCATGGGCCTGCATCTGGGTATGGAAGTTCCTGCCTGGCCGCCGGAAAACATCGAAGATCTCGCCAAGCGCTACGAAGACCAATATTAATCTTAGATAAGGCAGGTTGAACTCTGCCTTTCCAGTCAAACTGCGGATCTTGATCCGTATGTGTCAGGAAACGGCAGGGCCGCAACAAGCGCGGGAACCTGCATTGAAGGAGAATAGCCATGCGCCATCAGAAAGCCGGCCGCAAGCTGAACCGTACCGCAAGCCACCGTAAGGCAATGTTTGCCAATATGGCGGCTTCGCTCATCACCCATGAGCAGATTGTCACCACCCTTCCGAAGGCGAAGGAAATTCGCCCGATCGTCGAACGGCTTGTCACACTCGGCAAGCGTGGCGACCTGCACGCTCGTCGTCAGGCCATTTCGCAGATCAAGGATCAGGATGCTGTTCGCAAGCTGTTCGATGCGATTGCTACCCGTTACGCCAGCCGTAACGGCGGCTACCTTCGCATCATGAAGGCTGGCTTCCGTCAGGGCGACAATGCTCCTCTGGCCGTTATCGAGTTCGTTGAGCGCGATATCGACGCCAAGGGTGCAGCTGACAAGGCTCGCGTTGCCGCTGAAGCAGAAACCGCTGAAGCAGCATAAGCCATAAGCGACGTTAAGTCGTTTGTTTCAGGGCCGGATGGGAAACCATCCGGCCCTTTTCCGTTTTCTGGCTCGCTACTCCAAGTCTTTCCGGGAGTAGTTGTGTTTAGGCGTCGCGCCGTTGTTGGTTAATGTTCAGGATCGCCTATGCCTCTGGTCTATGGTTTTGACCTGAAATTCTGTCCGGGCTAAGAAGGAGATCTCCCTCCCTGCAATGCTGCCATTGCCCTTCGACAAAGAGACCTATCCCATGATGCCAAGATTGCCTGCATTCGCCACAGCGATGATTGTCACTGCGTTGACGGTGGCGTCGAGCGCCATTGTCAGTCATGCCGCGTCGTCGGCTTCCAGCCGGGGAGTGAAAACGATTGCTCCGAAGGTTCTCGTTATCACCATGTTTGGCGAAGAGACCAAGCCGTGGCTGGCAGGGCGCAAGCTGACGACGAAGGTTAAAGTGCCAGGCCTGTCGAAAGAGTATCCGGAGGTCGTTTGCGATCGTCAGGGCCTCTGCGTGATGACCACGGCAATGGGCTATGCCAATGCGGCGAGCTCGACCATGGCGGTCGCGTTCGACCGTCGGTTCGATCTCCGCAACACCTATGTGTTGATCGCAGGCATTGCCGGCGTCAATCCGAAGGAGGGAACTCTGGGGTCGGCGCTCTGGGCCAGATATGTGGTGGATGGCGGATTGCGGCATGATATCGATGCCCGCCAGATCGACAAGGACTGGCCAGACGGGCAGGTGCCGCTGGGTGCGGCAAGTCCGACGGGCAAACCGACCTGGGCGGCGGGGACAGAAGTCTACGCGCTGAACGAGGCTCTGGTCCAGAAGGCCATGGCGGTGACCGGGTCCGTTGAACTGATGGACAGCGATGCTGCCAAGACCTATCGCGCCGCCTATGCCGCGCCGGCAGCCAAGGCGGCTCCGTCTGTGAAGATTTGCGACACGGTCTCAGGCGATACCTACTGGCATGGGGTCAAGAACGCTGAAGCCACGGAACGATTTGCTACCCTGGTCACCGATGGAAAAGCCCATTACTGCACCACCCAAATGGAGGATAATGCGACGCTGACAGCTTTGAAGCGGGCCTCGGAGGCCGGGCGCCTCGATTTCAACCGTATTCTGGTGTTGCGCACAGCGTCCAATTTCGACCGCGAACCGTTTGGCCGCACCGCTATCGAATCGCTGACTTCGAAGTCCGGCGGCTTCATGCCATCAGTTACAAATGCTTATCGAGTGGGAAGTCGTTTCGCCGATGTCGTTATCGCGGACTGGAAAACGTGGAAGGAACGCAATGGCGGAAAATAAGACATATTGTATGTATCTTGAGCGCCTTATTCGTTTTTGAGCTCCACAATAAAAATCAAGGCATTGAAGACGCGGTGTGTTTTCGCGCCTTCATGTCCTGACAATCGGGACCGCCAGAAGGTCGATGCGCTTATTATTGAGGTATGTGTATCCTTGTTTTAATATGTTTCAATTGCGTGACGATCACAAATGACATGATCACCAACAAGGACCACGAACTCCACTTACCAAGATGAACCATGGACCAATAGTTCATCTGGTTCGGATAGCGCCAGATACCAAAAAATGTGCTGATATTTTCCGCAAGCCATATAAAAAATCCTATGAGGATAAATGCCACAAACAGAGGCATCCATCGGTCTTTGTCATATGGACGGAAAATCACAGTGGTTCGGGCGTAGAGGCCCAGCGCGCAAGCGGCAATATACCAGCGGTAGTCGCCGATATAGTGATGGGTGAAAAAGTTTGCGTATATTGCCACTGCGACTAGCGCCGTCATCCAATATGGTGGGTGATGGCGAACACGCAGGTCGAATAACCTCCAGGCTTGTATGATGTAGGAGCCGACACCCGCGTACATGAAGCCGGAAAATAGAGGAACACCGAATAGTTTGCTCAATCCTGGATCAGGATAAGACCAAGATGGAAGTGCGCCGGATGTCTTGAAAACTTCAAGAGCAAAACCAAGTGCATGGAAGAGCGCGATTGCCTTGGCTTCGTCCCATGTCTCCAGTTTGCCGATCAGCATGATCGCTTGAATGGCAAGAGCGATAAACAAAAGTATATCGTAGCGGGCAACACCGAGAATGCCACCGCGCGGCACGAGGAAAACCGCCAGAAAAAACAGTCCGACAAAAAGACAGGCGCGGGCCTCTTTTATTCCAAAATAGAGAAACTCGACAATAAATCGGCGCAGACCTGAGAGATTGTTGAATGGCCGACTCTGCTCAAGAATGTCATCAAGGCGATGAAGTGAGAACGCTTGGCGTGTGCGGGGATCTGTCATACGATCTTGCCTGCTGCATAATTCACTGGAACTTATACGCTTCAAAAATGTGCAATGTTGGAGAGGGACGGTTTTTGAAGAGGATCCAACTTGTCTATTGTAGGGATCGGAGAACATAGCCCATTGCAAAGAAAGCTTATTCTATTGGTGGCGTCGTTAGGCGTGATTATTGCTGGTCTCCTTTTGCGGGTTAAAGGCTATCAGTTTGGTTTGCCGTTCTTTTTCGTCAAGTATGGCGGGTCGATTTTGTGGGGAGCTATGGTCTATGGATTGACCGCTATTGTTTTGGTTGCATTCCGGCGGTCTTTGGTCGCTTCTTTGGCCGTGGCGATTGCTGTCGAATTGTCCAGGTTGATCCATACGCCGGAGCTGGATGCTTTCCGTTTGACTATGGCGGGTTCCTTGCTGCTCGGCCGGATTTTTTCACCGTGGAACATC
It encodes the following:
- the secY gene encoding preprotein translocase subunit SecY; translated protein: MASAAEQLASNLNFSTFAKAEDLKKRIWFTLAALLVYRLGTHIPLPGLNPEAYAAAFKGQSGGILGLFNMFSGGAVQRMAIFALGIMPYISASIIVQLMTSVVPSLENLKKEGEQGRKIINQYTRYGTVLLGTLQAYGIAVGLEHGNGLVTDPGLFFRLSTVVTLLGGTMFLMWLGEQITSRGIGNGISLIIFAGIAAGLPTALAGTLELGRTGALSTALILTVILVAIGVIALIVFFERAQRRLLIQYPKRQVGNRMFQGDTSHLPLKLNTSGVIPAIFASSLLLLPATAAGFTGGSTLPAWATTIISALGHGQPAYMVLYALLIGFFAFFYTAIVFNPKDTADNLKKHGGFIPGIRPGERTAEYIDYVLTRITVVGAIYLVFVCILPEILVSQTGVPLSLGGTSLLIVVSVTLDTVAQVQGHLIAQQYEGLIKKSKLRGGKRGR
- the rpsN gene encoding 30S ribosomal protein S14; its protein translation is MAKTSAVEKNKRRRKTVAQQSGKRAELKAIIMNQSLSIEDRFKATLKLAEMPRDGSKTRIRNRCEVTGRPRAFYRKLKMSRIALRELGNSGKVPGIVKSSW
- a CDS encoding adenylate kinase, with amino-acid sequence MRLILLGPPGAGKGTQAQRIVDKYGIPQLSTGDMLRAAVSAQTEVGKRAKAVMDAGKLVSDDIVIAIVSERIDQDDCRNGFILDGFPRTLIQADATENMLAVKGLELSAVVEIRVEDEILADRIAGRYTCANCGTGYHDENLKPKVEGVCDKCGSTHFKRRPDDNRDTVKTRLQAYYKETSPLIGYYYAKGKLHSVDGMAEIDQVTAEIEAVLSGL
- the rpsM gene encoding 30S ribosomal protein S13, producing MARIAGVNIPTAKRVVIALTYIHGIGPKFAQEIMEKVGLAADRRVHQLTDAEVLAIRETIDRDYQVEGDLRRDTAMNIKRLMDLGCYRGLRHRRGLPVRGQRTHTNARTRKGPAKAIAGKKK
- a CDS encoding DNA-directed RNA polymerase subunit alpha yields the protein MIQKNWQELIKPNKVEFSSSGRTKATLVAEPLERGFGLTLGNALRRVLLSSLRGAAVTAVQIDGVLHEFSSIPGVREDVTDIVLNIKEIAIKMDGDDAKRMVVRKQGPGVVTAGDIQTVGDIEILNPNHVICTLDEGAEIRMEFTVNNGKGYVPADRNRAEDAPIGLIPVDSLYSPVKKVSYKVENTREGQVLDYDKLTMTIETDGSVSGEDAVAFAARILQDQLSVFVNFDEPQREAEEEAVTELAFNPALLKKVDELELSVRSANCLKNDNIVYIGDLIQKTEAEMLRTPNFGRKSLNEIKEVLASMGLHLGMEVPAWPPENIEDLAKRYEDQY
- the rplO gene encoding 50S ribosomal protein L15 yields the protein MKLNEIKDNEGSSKDRIRVGRGIGSGKGKTGGRGVKGQKARSGVAVNGFEGGQMPIYRRLPKRGFNNIFASEFTTVSLGRIQTAIDAGKLDASATIDAAALKAAGVIRRLKDGVRVLGDGELTTKVTIEVAGASKPAVEKIEKAGGSIKQLSAAAEKSE
- the rplF gene encoding 50S ribosomal protein L6 — its product is MSRIGKKPVQVPAGITASVDGQKVTAKGPKGELFFVANDEISVALEDNAIVVKPVNDSKDARSKWGMSRTMIENILKGVKDGYERKLEINGVGYRASLQGKNLQLALGFSHDVVYEPPQGITIAVPKPTEIVVSGINKQQVGQVAAEIREYRGPEPYKGKGVKYAEERIVRKEGKKK
- the rpsK gene encoding 30S ribosomal protein S11 → MAKEATRVRRRERKNISSGVAHVNSTFNNTMITITDAQGNAIAWSSAGAKGFKGSRKSTPFAAQIAAEDCAKKAQEHGMKSLEVEVCGPGSGRESALRALQAAGFMITSIRDVTPIPHNGCRPRKKRRV
- the rplE gene encoding 50S ribosomal protein L5, whose amino-acid sequence is MAETKYEPRLKAEYVSRIRQALREQFSYANEMQIPKLDKIVINMGVGEATADSKKPTVAAADLAAIAGQKPVITRARNSIAGFKVREDMPIGAKVTLRGARMYEFMDRLINIALPRVRDFRGLNPKSFDGRGNFAMGIKEHIVFPEINYDKVDQMWGMDIIVCTTAPTDDEARALLKEFNFPFRQ
- the rpsE gene encoding 30S ribosomal protein S5, whose product is MAQEKRGSRDDRQNREERDSEFVDKLVAINRVAKVVKGGRRFGFAALVVVGDQKGRVGFGHGKAREVPEAIRKATESAKRDLIFVPLRDGRTLHHDVHGRHGAGKVLLRSAKAGTGIIAGGPMRAVFETLGMHDVVAKSTGSSNPYNMVRATFDALKHQVHPKDVAAQRGLKYATLQARRAASGNGSEE
- the rplN gene encoding 50S ribosomal protein L14 — its product is MIQMQTNLDVADNSGARRVMCIKVLGGSKRKYASVGDIIVVSIKEAIPRGRVKKGDVMKAVVVRTAKDIRRADGSVIRFDNNAAVLIDNKKEPIGSRIFGPVPRELRAKNHMKIISLAPEVL
- the rplX gene encoding 50S ribosomal protein L24, whose protein sequence is MQKIRKGDKVVVLTGKDKGRSGEVIQVMPKEDRAVVQGINVVKRHQRQTQTQEAGIINKEASVHLSNLAIADKDGKPTRVGFSVVDGKKVRVAKRSGEVIDG
- the rpmD gene encoding 50S ribosomal protein L30; amino-acid sequence: MAKNTEAQKTITVEQIGSPIRRPAVQRQTLIGLGLNKMHRVRTLEDTPSVRGMIRAVQHLVRVVDEK
- the rpsH gene encoding 30S ribosomal protein S8: MTMTDPLGDMLTRIRNGAARRKASVVTPASKLRARVLDVLQAEGYIRGYSEIDHGNGKAEITIELKYYEGASVIREIGRVSKPGRRVYVSVKSIPQVANGLGITILSTPKGVMADHQAREQNVGGEVLCSVF
- the rplR gene encoding 50S ribosomal protein L18, with the protein product MASRKEALVRRANRVRRQIKAVANGRPRLSVHRSSKNIYVQVIDDVAGRTLAAASTLDGSLRSSLKTGADTAAAAAVGKLVAERAVAAGVKEVVFDRGAFIYHGRIKALAEAAREGGLSF